From Thermodesulfobacteriota bacterium, a single genomic window includes:
- the rpsR gene encoding 30S ribosomal protein S18 — protein sequence MRSPLSTGGEPTRKKVFHRRKYCRFCADSSLVINYKNTKPLKSFLTERGKIIPRRISGTCAKHQRFLAREIKRARTIALLPYVGNPNG from the coding sequence ATGAGAAGCCCACTATCTACTGGGGGAGAACCCACGAGAAAGAAAGTGTTTCACCGGCGGAAATACTGCCGCTTCTGCGCGGACAGCAGCCTGGTGATAAATTATAAAAACACGAAACCGCTGAAAAGCTTTCTGACGGAACGCGGCAAAATAATCCCCAGGCGTATTTCAGGGACCTGTGCCAAGCATCAGCGGTTTCTGGCCCGGGAGATCAAACGGGCAAGAACCATCGCGTTGCTTCCGTACGTCGGTAATCCCAACGGCTAA
- a CDS encoding inositol monophosphatase family protein, translating to MCIDFEYVKRVGIGAACQGAAVLRSYFGKAFEVNRKGEKDLVTTADTTSEKAIIQAIRYRFPDHAIMAEESGRTDGSAAMQWIIDPLDGTTNFAHGLGVYAVSIAFACDNEVAVGVVLNPETGELFTAVRGKTAELNGQVIHVSETAAISDALLVTGFPYGCRQSLPSLMNRFGKCVEAAQGIRRLGSAALDLCYVACGRFDGFWEEQLKPWDTAAGMLIARQAGAEITDFSGLPYSIDKKEILATNGAIHESMLAILKG from the coding sequence ATGTGCATTGATTTTGAGTATGTGAAACGGGTAGGGATCGGGGCTGCCTGCCAGGGAGCGGCGGTGCTCCGGTCTTATTTCGGCAAGGCCTTCGAAGTGAACCGGAAAGGCGAGAAGGATCTCGTCACAACGGCGGACACCACTTCCGAAAAAGCGATCATTCAGGCCATTCGTTACCGTTTTCCGGATCATGCCATCATGGCTGAAGAAAGCGGCAGGACGGACGGCTCTGCCGCCATGCAGTGGATTATCGATCCCCTGGACGGTACCACCAATTTTGCTCACGGGCTGGGGGTGTATGCTGTCTCCATTGCCTTTGCCTGCGATAATGAAGTGGCGGTCGGTGTGGTGCTGAACCCGGAAACAGGAGAACTGTTCACGGCTGTTCGCGGCAAAACCGCTGAACTGAATGGACAAGTCATCCATGTTTCGGAAACCGCTGCGATATCGGATGCCCTGCTGGTAACCGGTTTTCCATACGGCTGCAGGCAAAGCCTTCCGTCTCTGATGAACCGCTTTGGCAAATGCGTTGAAGCCGCCCAGGGAATCAGAAGGCTGGGCTCGGCCGCCCTGGATCTGTGCTATGTCGCCTGCGGCCGGTTTGACGGGTTCTGGGAGGAGCAGTTGAAGCCGTGGGACACTGCGGCGGGTATGCTGATCGCGCGTCAGGCCGGCGCGGAAATAACCGATTTTTCGGGGTTGCCATATTCCATCGACAAAAAAGAAATACTGGCGACAAATGGTGCCATTCATGAATCCATGCTGGCCATTCTGAAGGGATAA
- the rpsF gene encoding 30S ribosomal protein S6, producing the protein MRHYETVFIADPDLSPDVHQNLFEKARNLISGNAGELIDFDEWGNKRLAYEIRKKQRGHYVRLDYCGSGATVSSLENALRIDERVLKFMTVLVDPESDPEQLKAALEASRQPAKPAADEGEKVAAAEANEDTGGDDREAPAEGENNDQDNA; encoded by the coding sequence ATGAGACATTACGAAACCGTCTTTATTGCCGACCCTGACCTTTCCCCCGACGTTCATCAGAACCTTTTTGAAAAAGCCAGAAACCTGATCAGCGGTAATGCCGGGGAACTGATCGATTTTGATGAGTGGGGGAACAAACGTCTGGCGTATGAAATCCGGAAAAAGCAGCGCGGCCATTATGTCCGTCTGGATTACTGCGGCAGCGGCGCTACGGTCAGCAGCCTGGAAAACGCCCTGCGGATTGATGAACGTGTACTCAAGTTCATGACGGTCCTGGTGGACCCGGAGTCTGACCCCGAACAGCTTAAAGCCGCTCTTGAAGCCAGCCGGCAACCGGCCAAACCCGCTGCCGATGAAGGCGAAAAGGTCGCGGCGGCGGAAGCGAACGAAGATACCGGTGGTGATGACCGGGAGGCACCGGCCGAAGGGGAAAACAACGATCAAGACAACGCCTAA
- the dnaB gene encoding replicative DNA helicase has translation MQKPAPKKGRAGSKTTSDPWIHNLPPQNLEAEESILSSILIDPDTAALFDTLEVLSPEDFYKTAHQKIFAAIQELVVKNEPVDLITVKNHLQESGALEDIGGGGYLANLVASAPYAINIRHYAAIIKNKSILRRLIEHSSEIVRKCFENPSEIEAVIDFAERSVFEVAEKKTAKAYFQLNQIIQSNISTIAANQGKWITGVASGFERLDNLTSGFQNSDLIIIAARPSMGKTAFALNITRNAAAFSGLPVAFFSLEMSKEQLSMRLLTSEARVNAFRLRSGHIGKDDWIRITDAASVLDTVPIYIDDSAGLTVMEIRAKARRMKKEKKIGLIVIDYLQLMRPTETGERRDLEVSEMSRSLKSLAKELDIPIIVLSQLNRAPEQNHDKRPLLSHLRESGSLEQDADVVLFIYRDEVYNKNEDNPNRGIAEIIIGKQRNGPIGKVFLQFEPSYTRFQDLATENYPEET, from the coding sequence ATGCAGAAACCCGCCCCCAAAAAAGGTCGGGCTGGCTCAAAAACGACCTCAGATCCCTGGATTCACAATCTGCCTCCCCAGAATCTGGAAGCCGAGGAATCCATTTTAAGCTCGATCCTGATTGATCCGGATACGGCCGCCCTGTTTGATACGCTCGAAGTTCTGTCACCGGAAGATTTTTATAAAACCGCTCACCAGAAAATTTTTGCCGCCATTCAGGAACTGGTCGTTAAAAACGAGCCAGTGGACCTGATTACGGTCAAAAATCATCTTCAGGAATCCGGGGCGCTGGAAGACATCGGCGGCGGCGGGTACTTGGCGAATCTGGTCGCGTCCGCGCCCTATGCCATCAACATCAGGCATTACGCGGCCATTATCAAAAACAAATCGATTCTTCGGCGGCTGATTGAGCATTCCAGCGAAATCGTCCGCAAATGCTTTGAAAATCCGTCCGAGATCGAGGCGGTGATCGATTTTGCCGAGCGGTCAGTCTTTGAGGTCGCGGAAAAAAAAACCGCCAAGGCCTATTTCCAGCTCAACCAGATCATCCAGTCCAACATCAGCACCATCGCGGCCAACCAGGGCAAATGGATCACCGGCGTGGCCAGCGGGTTTGAGCGGCTTGACAATCTGACCTCCGGTTTTCAGAATTCCGACCTGATTATTATTGCCGCCCGGCCCAGCATGGGAAAAACCGCCTTTGCCCTGAATATCACCCGCAACGCCGCGGCGTTCTCCGGACTTCCCGTCGCGTTTTTTTCCCTGGAAATGTCCAAGGAGCAGTTGTCCATGCGGCTGCTCACGTCGGAAGCCCGGGTCAACGCCTTTCGCCTGCGAAGCGGCCACATCGGCAAGGATGACTGGATCAGGATTACCGACGCGGCCAGCGTCCTGGACACGGTACCGATCTATATCGATGATTCAGCCGGCCTGACCGTCATGGAAATCAGGGCCAAGGCACGCCGGATGAAAAAAGAAAAAAAGATCGGCCTGATTGTAATTGATTATCTCCAGTTGATGCGCCCGACGGAAACCGGAGAGCGGCGGGATCTGGAAGTGTCCGAAATGTCTCGTTCCCTGAAAAGCCTCGCCAAAGAATTGGACATCCCCATTATTGTCCTTAGCCAGCTCAACCGGGCACCGGAACAGAACCACGACAAGCGCCCCCTGCTTTCCCATCTGCGGGAATCCGGCTCTCTGGAACAGGATGCCGATGTGGTGTTGTTTATTTACCGGGATGAAGTTTATAATAAAAATGAAGACAACCCCAACCGGGGCATTGCCGAAATTATTATTGGCAAACAGCGCAACGGCCCCATCGGGAAAGTGTTTCTGCAGTTTGAGCCTTCCTATACCCGGTTTCAGGATCTGGCTACAGAAAATTATCCGGAAGAAACGTAG
- the queA gene encoding tRNA preQ1(34) S-adenosylmethionine ribosyltransferase-isomerase QueA yields the protein MFAIHDYDYDLPPELVAQQPVRRKDASRLLRLDRRTGGIAHHRFHELADFLSPLDVMVINNTEVVPARIIGKKETGGAVEALVLDYPGQQAPDGTVCQCMVKSSKRLKPGQSLVFEESCRATVVDGKEGLYRIRFDGDLTEFLYQKGRVPLPPYIQRDDRRTPCDDSVCYQTVYAVEKGAVAAPTAGLHFTRELLDMIRAKGVAVAPLTLHVGHGTFLPVRVEDIRQHRMHRERFSISPDTVAAINRTKAEGGRVVAVGTTVVRVLEYLHKNGGGLAAADGECDLFIYPGFSFGLVDAMVTNFHLPRSTLLMLVSAFAGRENVLAAYRAAIAEAYRFYSYGDAMLIA from the coding sequence ATGTTTGCCATCCATGACTATGACTATGATCTGCCGCCGGAACTGGTGGCCCAGCAGCCGGTCCGCCGGAAGGATGCCAGCCGCCTGCTGCGGCTGGACCGCCGCACGGGCGGGATCGCTCACCACCGCTTCCATGAACTGGCCGATTTCCTGTCGCCGTTGGATGTTATGGTGATCAACAATACCGAAGTGGTGCCGGCCCGGATTATCGGAAAAAAAGAGACCGGCGGCGCCGTCGAGGCCCTGGTCCTTGATTATCCCGGACAACAGGCGCCGGACGGGACGGTCTGTCAGTGCATGGTCAAATCATCCAAACGGCTTAAGCCCGGCCAGTCACTTGTTTTTGAAGAGTCCTGCCGGGCAACCGTCGTGGACGGCAAGGAGGGCCTCTATCGTATCCGGTTTGACGGCGACCTGACGGAATTCCTGTATCAGAAAGGCCGGGTGCCGCTGCCGCCGTATATCCAGCGTGATGACCGCCGGACACCGTGCGACGACAGTGTCTGCTACCAGACGGTCTACGCCGTTGAAAAAGGAGCCGTGGCCGCGCCTACCGCCGGCCTGCATTTTACCCGGGAACTGCTGGACATGATCCGCGCCAAGGGCGTGGCCGTCGCCCCCCTGACCCTGCATGTGGGCCACGGCACGTTTCTGCCGGTGCGGGTGGAGGACATTCGCCAGCATCGCATGCACCGGGAGCGGTTTTCCATCTCCCCGGACACGGTCGCCGCCATCAACCGGACAAAAGCCGAAGGTGGCCGGGTCGTGGCGGTGGGCACCACCGTGGTGCGGGTGCTGGAGTATCTGCACAAAAACGGCGGCGGCCTGGCGGCTGCTGACGGGGAGTGCGACCTGTTCATCTACCCGGGCTTTTCCTTCGGACTGGTGGATGCCATGGTCACCAATTTTCATCTGCCCCGGTCCACCCTGCTCATGCTGGTTTCGGCCTTTGCCGGCCGGGAAAACGTTCTCGCGGCCTACCGCGCCGCCATAGCCGAAGCATACCGGTTTTACAGTTATGGAGACGCCATGCTGATAGCGTAA
- a CDS encoding FG-GAP-like repeat-containing protein, with protein MMRIKLIRVSALLGLLGGVWLCVTGAAAPARTLAILPLTVHAEKDMGYLSRGAADILASRISAGTGMTVLDMRQVEAAVTESGQPVSRVTAGKIGQSLKADYIVYGSITRLGDRFSLDVTVLDIAGEKAPSSFFGQAADDNDLIPAIGGLAEKINQDFFAGSPSDQAVSSPGIKAGPSVLQPPPADASPVAPAAQASGPRLSNPTPASGSTAAASPLVAARPAEAQNEFWKSPDLAIEGCGLAVADLDADGKNEVVIAFPDGLHVGRIDGSRLDNVSKYQAKSNDRLIAVDAADTDRDGRAEIFVTCTKNTTQRLCSFVLSLSGNQLETIAENQNWYFRSPGKDRVFGQKRGLSEIFMPGVWRLEKNGADYVEKEEVSLPDPFSVFSFYPGDIDHDGISDLVIMDNDDRIRIYDQNNRLAWKTGDYFGGGETRLTDGKDRKDDSVGEQVFLPQRVVVCDINADGRNEILTVLNKTVGGRVFERFRRYNQASFSCLSWDGLGLSEIWHTNPVSGYAADFSLADIDNDGQNEIAALMVTSRGSVISSPRSALIFYETENSPK; from the coding sequence ATGATGCGTATTAAACTCATTCGAGTCTCCGCGCTGCTGGGACTGCTGGGCGGGGTCTGGTTGTGCGTAACCGGCGCCGCTGCTCCGGCCCGGACCCTGGCGATCTTGCCCCTGACGGTGCATGCGGAAAAAGACATGGGCTATCTTTCCCGCGGAGCGGCCGACATACTGGCTTCCCGGATTTCAGCCGGAACCGGGATGACCGTTCTGGATATGCGTCAGGTGGAGGCCGCCGTGACCGAGTCGGGACAACCCGTCAGCCGGGTTACGGCCGGGAAAATCGGCCAATCCCTGAAGGCGGACTATATTGTTTATGGCAGCATCACCCGGCTGGGCGACAGGTTCAGCCTGGACGTTACCGTATTGGATATCGCCGGGGAAAAAGCGCCGTCTTCGTTTTTCGGGCAGGCGGCCGACGACAACGACCTGATCCCGGCGATCGGTGGCCTGGCTGAAAAGATTAACCAGGATTTTTTCGCTGGTTCGCCGTCGGATCAGGCGGTTTCTTCCCCAGGGATAAAGGCTGGCCCGTCTGTTTTGCAACCGCCACCGGCCGATGCTTCCCCGGTGGCCCCGGCCGCGCAGGCGTCTGGCCCGCGACTGTCGAACCCGACCCCGGCCTCCGGCAGCACGGCCGCGGCATCTCCATTGGTGGCCGCCCGTCCCGCCGAAGCGCAAAACGAATTCTGGAAAAGCCCGGACCTGGCCATAGAGGGCTGCGGTCTGGCCGTGGCCGATCTGGACGCAGACGGGAAAAACGAAGTGGTTATCGCTTTCCCGGACGGCTTGCACGTGGGACGAATAGACGGCAGCCGACTGGACAACGTGTCGAAATACCAGGCTAAATCGAATGACCGACTGATAGCGGTTGATGCGGCGGATACAGACCGGGACGGCCGGGCGGAAATTTTTGTCACCTGCACCAAAAACACCACCCAGCGACTTTGTTCCTTTGTCCTTTCTCTTTCCGGAAATCAATTGGAAACAATTGCCGAGAATCAGAACTGGTATTTCCGGTCCCCTGGAAAGGACCGGGTGTTCGGCCAGAAAAGGGGGCTTTCTGAAATTTTTATGCCCGGGGTCTGGCGCCTTGAAAAAAACGGCGCCGATTATGTCGAAAAGGAAGAAGTGTCCCTTCCGGACCCGTTTTCCGTTTTCAGCTTTTATCCCGGCGACATCGACCATGACGGTATTTCCGACCTGGTCATCATGGATAACGACGACAGGATCAGGATATATGACCAGAACAATCGATTGGCCTGGAAAACCGGCGATTATTTCGGCGGCGGCGAAACCCGCCTGACGGACGGGAAGGACCGGAAAGACGATTCTGTAGGGGAACAGGTGTTTCTGCCTCAACGGGTCGTCGTCTGCGACATCAACGCCGACGGGAGGAACGAAATCCTGACCGTTCTGAATAAGACGGTCGGCGGCCGGGTGTTTGAACGCTTTCGCAGATACAACCAGGCTTCCTTTTCATGCCTTTCCTGGGACGGTCTGGGCCTGTCTGAAATATGGCACACCAACCCGGTTTCGGGTTATGCCGCCGACTTTTCCCTGGCGGATATAGACAACGACGGACAAAACGAAATCGCGGCCCTCATGGTTACCTCACGGGGCTCCGTCATCTCAAGTCCCAGATCGGCCCTCATTTTTTACGAAACCGAAAACAGCCCGAAATAA
- a CDS encoding DUF2065 domain-containing protein: MKFFLCVIGMVMIIEGLPYFAFPEKIKFWLAQMLEMNPAVLRGFGLILMVLGLCLVYLGRS, from the coding sequence ATGAAATTCTTCTTGTGTGTGATCGGCATGGTGATGATCATTGAGGGCCTGCCCTATTTCGCCTTTCCGGAAAAAATAAAATTCTGGCTGGCGCAGATGCTGGAGATGAATCCGGCGGTATTGAGAGGTTTCGGGCTGATCTTGATGGTTCTGGGTCTGTGCCTGGTGTATCTCGGCCGGAGCTGA
- the gatB gene encoding Asp-tRNA(Asn)/Glu-tRNA(Gln) amidotransferase subunit GatB — protein MDFEPVIGLEVHAQLKTATKIFCGCSTTFGATPNSQTCPVCTGMPGSLPVLNRTAVTFALTMAAATDCKTAEVSRFARKNYFYPDLPKGYQISQYEQPLAEHGKIVIDTPDGEKTIRLTRIHMEEDAGKLIHDDGRGVSYVDLNRTGTPLIEIVSEPDLRSPEEAGAYLRELRAILRYLDISDGNMEEGSFRCDANVSVRRRGETAYGTRTELKNLNSFRHVEQALAYEIKRHINIIMENGRVVQETRLWDAGRMMSFSMRGKEDAHDYRYFPDPDLVPLVVDTAWMKTVREGLPELPRPKRERFMADYGLSSTDAEVLTASTALADYFEACAATAGNPKQAANWVMVELLGLLNAQNRTLADVPISAAYLGALVRLINEGTISGKIAKTVFEKMAATGHSPETIIREEGLVQMTDLDEITAVVDAVLGENPGEVEKYRSGKTKVMGFLVGQVMKKTGGKANPQSVNELLARRLTNQ, from the coding sequence ATGGACTTTGAACCGGTAATCGGGCTGGAGGTCCACGCCCAGCTCAAGACCGCCACCAAAATATTCTGCGGCTGCTCCACGACGTTCGGGGCAACGCCCAACTCCCAGACCTGTCCGGTTTGCACCGGTATGCCGGGATCGCTACCGGTATTGAATCGAACGGCCGTGACCTTTGCCCTGACCATGGCGGCGGCCACGGATTGCAAGACCGCTGAAGTCAGCCGCTTTGCCCGGAAAAACTATTTTTACCCGGACCTGCCCAAGGGGTATCAGATCTCTCAATATGAACAGCCGCTGGCTGAACACGGCAAGATCGTCATCGACACGCCTGACGGAGAGAAAACCATCCGGCTGACCCGTATCCATATGGAAGAAGACGCCGGCAAACTGATCCATGATGACGGCCGGGGAGTGTCTTACGTAGATCTGAACCGGACCGGGACCCCTCTGATTGAAATCGTCAGCGAACCCGACCTGCGGTCGCCGGAGGAAGCAGGCGCTTATTTGAGGGAACTGCGGGCCATTCTCCGTTATCTGGATATCTCCGACGGCAACATGGAGGAAGGAAGTTTCCGCTGCGACGCCAATGTCTCGGTCCGCCGCCGGGGGGAAACGGCTTACGGAACCCGGACCGAACTGAAAAACCTCAACTCCTTCCGGCATGTGGAACAGGCTCTGGCTTATGAAATCAAACGTCACATCAATATTATTATGGAAAACGGCCGGGTGGTCCAGGAGACCCGGCTGTGGGACGCGGGCAGGATGATGTCCTTCTCCATGCGGGGCAAGGAAGACGCCCATGACTATCGGTACTTCCCCGATCCCGATCTGGTCCCGCTGGTGGTGGATACGGCCTGGATGAAAACCGTCCGGGAAGGCCTGCCCGAGCTTCCCAGGCCGAAACGGGAACGGTTCATGGCCGATTACGGCCTGTCATCAACCGACGCGGAGGTGCTGACCGCGTCGACCGCGCTGGCCGATTATTTTGAAGCCTGCGCGGCAACGGCAGGAAATCCCAAGCAGGCCGCCAACTGGGTGATGGTGGAACTGCTCGGCCTGCTGAACGCGCAAAACCGCACCCTGGCCGATGTGCCCATTTCCGCGGCGTACCTGGGCGCCCTGGTCCGGTTGATCAACGAAGGAACCATCAGCGGTAAAATCGCCAAGACCGTGTTTGAAAAAATGGCGGCCACCGGTCATTCCCCGGAAACCATCATCCGGGAGGAAGGGCTGGTGCAGATGACCGATTTGGATGAAATCACGGCCGTGGTGGACGCGGTCCTGGGGGAAAATCCCGGAGAGGTCGAAAAATACAGAAGCGGCAAGACCAAGGTGATGGGATTTCTGGTGGGACAGGTGATGAAGAAAACCGGTGGCAAGGCCAATCCCCAGTCCGTCAATGAGCTGCTGGCCAGAAGACTGACAAATCAATAG
- the hflX gene encoding GTPase HflX → MKNKLEGHVSGLKADQNRRLNNLFRRKIPPEYIITPEIGRELMDLSDEIRRQIGLLVDRHGRVAEVLVGDHAGIVIPDISHYRTAAGRLRGLKCVHTHLGQDPLTRDDLTDLSLLRLDIMAAIVKTGGSGLFRVYAAHLLPNGPDRAPYKIMEPLPPDRLNIGCDKLIAEIEDELGQSGALRKAGTGREKAILVSVTTASRTRADESLKELAALAESAGIEVVDTVLQQKKAVDARFLLGRGKLSELVVLALQQSVNLLIFDQELNPSQSRSIADQVELNVIDRTQLILDIFSRRAQSREGKLQVEHAQLKYLLPRLATKNTAMSRLTGGIGGRGPGETKLEINRRRAREKIVRLERELEAIQGQRRQQRTLRNKKGVPVVSIIGYTNAGKSTLLNTLTKSAVAAEDRLFMTLDPSSRRLRFPRDIEVIITDTVGFIRDLPKELMVAFRATLEELEHADLFIHVVDISNDQYENQIAVVKKIITDLNLDDVPIIYALNKQDRLDFEAADRIARSLGGILISANDETTLIPFIQAVQERVEQIVRNSAAFPS, encoded by the coding sequence ATGAAGAATAAACTGGAAGGTCATGTTTCCGGACTAAAGGCGGATCAGAACCGCCGCCTGAACAACCTCTTCCGTCGTAAAATCCCCCCTGAATATATCATCACGCCGGAAATCGGCCGGGAACTGATGGACCTGTCCGACGAAATCCGGAGACAGATCGGGCTGCTGGTGGACCGCCACGGCCGGGTGGCAGAAGTCCTGGTCGGCGATCACGCCGGTATCGTCATTCCCGATATCAGCCATTACCGGACCGCTGCCGGCCGGCTGCGGGGGCTGAAATGCGTTCATACCCATCTGGGTCAAGACCCCCTGACCCGGGATGACCTGACGGACCTGTCTCTGCTACGGCTGGATATAATGGCCGCCATTGTAAAAACCGGCGGCAGCGGCCTTTTCCGGGTCTACGCGGCTCACCTTCTGCCGAACGGGCCGGACAGGGCCCCTTATAAAATAATGGAACCCCTCCCGCCTGACCGGTTGAATATCGGTTGTGATAAACTGATCGCCGAGATTGAAGATGAACTCGGCCAGTCGGGCGCTCTTCGCAAAGCCGGAACCGGCAGGGAGAAAGCCATTCTGGTAAGCGTCACCACCGCGTCCAGGACCAGAGCCGATGAGTCTCTCAAGGAGCTGGCGGCCCTGGCGGAATCGGCCGGTATCGAGGTTGTCGATACCGTCCTGCAGCAGAAGAAGGCCGTGGACGCCCGGTTCCTGTTGGGCCGGGGCAAATTGAGCGAACTGGTGGTTTTGGCGTTGCAACAGTCGGTGAATCTGCTGATTTTTGACCAGGAGTTGAATCCTTCCCAGAGTCGTTCCATCGCCGATCAGGTGGAACTCAACGTGATTGACAGAACCCAGCTCATCCTAGATATTTTTTCCCGGAGAGCCCAGTCCCGGGAAGGTAAACTGCAGGTGGAGCACGCTCAGCTTAAATACCTGCTGCCGCGGCTGGCCACGAAAAACACGGCCATGTCGCGTCTGACCGGCGGCATCGGCGGCCGCGGGCCCGGCGAGACAAAACTGGAGATCAACCGCAGACGGGCGCGGGAAAAGATCGTCCGCCTGGAAAGAGAGCTGGAGGCAATCCAGGGCCAGCGCCGGCAGCAGCGTACCCTGAGAAACAAAAAAGGGGTTCCCGTCGTCTCGATTATCGGCTACACCAACGCCGGCAAGTCAACCCTGCTAAACACCCTGACGAAAAGCGCCGTGGCCGCCGAGGACCGTTTGTTCATGACACTGGATCCATCCAGCCGGCGGTTGCGCTTTCCCCGGGACATCGAAGTCATTATCACCGACACGGTGGGCTTTATCCGGGATCTCCCTAAAGAATTGATGGTGGCCTTCCGCGCTACACTCGAAGAGCTGGAGCACGCCGATCTTTTTATCCATGTGGTGGATATCAGTAACGACCAGTATGAAAACCAGATTGCGGTCGTCAAGAAAATCATAACCGACCTGAACCTTGACGATGTTCCGATAATATACGCGTTGAATAAGCAGGATCGGCTGGACTTTGAGGCCGCCGACCGCATCGCCCGTTCCCTCGGAGGGATTCTCATATCCGCCAACGATGAAACCACGTTGATACCGTTTATTCAGGCGGTTCAGGAGCGCGTCGAACAGATTGTTCGCAACAGCGCCGCCTTCCCTTCCTGA
- a CDS encoding YybS family protein produces MPQTVFNGISRDIISGVAISSLIVFVSSRLPVLGALGLLSLPLPIFYYRAKLGRKNGLIMLAAVIGVISLIIGGASPDLIFVAGLLMTGFVLCELVERQMSIEQTLMLTGGLVFFAGVFGLIVYSNMAGAHPWALLTAYIGENLAFSLKLYKDVGMPAEQVQIISQSLETIQYYLVRILPSLCGAFLLLVAWITFLGARTVLIKRGMGFPDFGRLNTWQAPEPLVWGVIASGGLLLLSYSPARLIALNALILLMTIYFFQGIAIVSYWFEKKHLPAAMRFFIYSLIALWHVLLVFIVGLGFFDVWADFRRLKQPETGDTNLDE; encoded by the coding sequence GTGCCCCAGACAGTGTTCAACGGCATATCCAGAGACATCATCAGCGGCGTGGCCATATCCAGCCTGATTGTCTTTGTTTCCAGCCGGCTCCCGGTGCTAGGGGCGTTGGGACTGTTATCCCTGCCGCTGCCGATTTTTTACTACCGGGCCAAGCTCGGCAGGAAAAACGGCCTGATCATGCTGGCCGCTGTCATCGGGGTCATCTCCCTGATCATCGGGGGCGCTTCTCCGGATTTGATATTCGTGGCCGGTTTGCTGATGACGGGATTTGTGCTGTGCGAACTGGTGGAAAGGCAAATGAGTATCGAACAGACCCTGATGCTTACCGGCGGACTGGTTTTTTTCGCCGGGGTGTTTGGTCTAATCGTGTACAGCAACATGGCCGGCGCGCATCCGTGGGCGCTGCTGACCGCTTATATTGGAGAGAACCTGGCCTTTTCGCTGAAACTTTACAAAGATGTAGGCATGCCGGCGGAACAGGTGCAGATCATCTCCCAGTCCCTGGAGACCATTCAGTACTATCTGGTTCGCATCCTTCCTTCCCTGTGCGGCGCCTTTTTGCTTCTTGTCGCCTGGATCACGTTCCTGGGCGCGCGGACCGTCCTGATCAAAAGGGGGATGGGGTTTCCGGATTTCGGCCGCTTGAATACCTGGCAGGCGCCGGAACCGTTGGTCTGGGGTGTTATCGCCTCCGGCGGCCTGCTGCTGCTGTCATACAGCCCGGCCCGGCTCATTGCCTTAAACGCCCTGATCCTGCTGATGACGATTTATTTCTTTCAGGGCATTGCCATTGTTTCTTACTGGTTTGAGAAAAAACATCTGCCCGCGGCCATGCGGTTTTTCATTTACAGCCTGATCGCTCTGTGGCATGTGCTGCTGGTGTTTATCGTCGGACTGGGTTTTTTTGACGTTTGGGCGGATTTCCGGCGCCTTAAACAACCCGAAACCGGCGATACTAACCTTGATGAATGA
- the rplI gene encoding 50S ribosomal protein L9, with product MQVILKESIESLGMAGTEVKVSDGYARNYLFPQNKAVEATPANRKIMEQNRQKLELQIAREKEAAMEAAGKLAGVVCRVMAKAGPEGRLYGSVTASDISAALKDQGIDVSKRMLLIREPIKEIGTFTIAINLYKDIHPEITVEVVKEEDEA from the coding sequence ATGCAGGTAATACTAAAAGAAAGCATTGAATCCCTGGGAATGGCGGGTACTGAAGTCAAGGTGTCCGACGGGTACGCGCGCAACTACCTTTTCCCTCAGAACAAGGCGGTAGAAGCAACGCCCGCTAACCGCAAGATCATGGAGCAGAACCGTCAGAAACTGGAACTGCAGATCGCCCGGGAAAAAGAAGCGGCCATGGAAGCGGCTGGAAAGCTTGCCGGTGTGGTCTGCCGGGTGATGGCCAAAGCCGGACCCGAAGGACGGCTTTACGGATCGGTTACCGCCAGCGACATTTCCGCCGCGCTGAAGGACCAGGGTATTGACGTCTCCAAACGAATGCTTTTAATCCGTGAGCCCATCAAGGAAATCGGTACGTTTACGATCGCCATCAACCTGTACAAGGACATTCATCCGGAAATTACGGTTGAGGTGGTGAAAGAGGAAGACGAGGCATAG